CTATTTTCTCCAACTAATAAGGGTTGAGGATTTCATGGGTCTAATTGTGAAAAAAAATGtagatttaaattaaaaaaaatctaaatttaaatttataattttatagtaTTAATTAAAGGGATTTATGATTTATTTGATATGGAAGAATAGAATAGAATAGAACggaatgaaattatttttttatagatTTGCATGTTCGCTATATGATTTTTCAATCCATTACAACATATCAAGCATTCAATTAAGGTTTCTTAAAATAGATTTCTGTATATCTTTCTCTCatatttgttaaaatatttttattttttataattttagaattaaattaaatttctcAATTAtggtaatttgttaaatttatatttcttaaaaAACTATCCATAAATTCTTAGCTCTCTTATTATtacatatttttaatattatttttctaaattttagaACAGTAAAAAACTCAAATGATATCATAATTAGTTTAAGTTAACTCTTGAATTATTTGGTTAGACTTGACTTTAAATTTTTAGGTCCAAAAGGTTTTTAATAGATTTGGATCCACGGAAAAAGctttttaaaagtttatttatttattaattttaaaatagtttGATAACTTTTGTTACATTGTTGTGTGATATATTATTTTTGTTAGCTACAACTTTTTAAACTTTATCTTTAACTCAATTATTAGAGAATCTAAACACGGACTTTATCTATTATTTCCTAACTTTCATACAAAATACTCGaacataaaatctcaaatgaaaaataacttatataaaaTAGTTTTGATACAGTGATAACTAAAGTATTTTAGAATACTTATATTAAAAAATAGTTAGAGTAATATATCAAATAATAGACTTcttaatttttatcattttttaaaagttCATATTGTAAAACTAAGAGCAAAAGATATTGCCCTGAACTTTGATAAAAATACAAGAACTTTATATGTTTTTGATAAATATTAGAGGATGtctgtaatatttttgaaataataaggaaagtAAATACGGTTTTTGAAACTTTAATGAATGTTCATGTATTTTTGTCAAACTTTCGAGGGTATCATAATCCAATCATTATGGTATCATAATCCAATCATTAACCGTTCATAATAAAAGTATCATTCCAATACCGAGCGATCCATAGCGTCAATGTAATTTTCTTCAGAACCCACATGCCAGCAACACCCCATGGGTGCCCTTGATGTTCATATCTACTTTGAGGAAGCATCAACTTTATTGGTTCTGCAGAACACGGAATAATTCCCCGCTGgataaagcaaaaaaaaaaattgagggagGAATGCCTATTCCGACATGGAAGCAGGATGCGTCGAAAATACGCGCTGTGCTTATCCTAGTATTCCGCCCCACTATCCCATTCCGAGTGAACCACGCTCTGTCTCTACCCTGCACCTCACTCACACCTTATAAAAACCCTTCCAAAACAGCCACCGTACGATCTCGTTTTACCAAAACGTCATCTAATCCAACGGTAGCAGGCCAGATAGAACAGAATAACGTAAGGACCTGAGCACGCTGTATTCTTCTCTCCCAACGATATAAATCCTCGGGAGTCCGCACGTCGCGAACCCTCACTTGCGTCTCTCTCAGTCGCTCTATCATTTCCGCTGTATCTTACGTTTTCTTCGTCTCCAAGATCTCCGGCGTACGGACGCCTGGCGAGGTCCAGGGTTCCGGCTAGGATTGAGCGTCGTCAGCCATGGGATCGACCTTGCTTTCAGATCTCGCGACGGAGATAGTTATTCCCGTGTGTGCTTGTGTTGGAATCGTGTTTGCTCTCATCCAGTGGTTGCTGGTTTCGTACGTGAAACTTAGTCACGAACCTCACCCTGCTCGGAACAACAACAAGAATGGCTACGGAGACTATTTGATTGAGGAAGAGGAGGGCATCAATGAACAGAGCGTCGTCGTTAAGTGTGCCGAAATACAGAGTGCTATCTCTGAAGGTGAGTTTCAGCTCTGGATCTTGAGTCTGTTTAGATCCAGTTGTTCGTAATTTGCTTTGCAGATCTCGCAGTTATAAAGCCTATCCTGTTGTGTTACTATTTTTTAAATGGATAAATTAGGTTTCTATCCCTCTGTTTGGTAGTTGAGAAAACGGAAGTAgcaaaagaaaatgattttttattttcctatGCCTGGTTGGGTTGAGGTGAAATGAACTGATAGCGTGGAATTTGTTGTTGATAAACGGGGGAAATGAATATAATTTTTGAATCTTATATTTTTTGCTTCTTTTGCTTCAAAACTAGGAAATtgataatttttctttatttaagcCTAAGCTGTTCTGAAACTGTTTTCTACCATTTTCTGGGCAGCCAAACGAAGCGCTAATCTTTTAGAGCTTGAACTTTTCGTAGAATATTTTAGCTGGCAGTCATGCCGTTTGCGTTTTTATTTGCCTAATTTGTATTACTTTTGGTTCGGTATTATTGTCTTTGTTTTGGTAAGGCGTAGTTGACGGTGAAAATTCTATGTCCTCATAAATTATTGGAATTTGTGCTTTTTGGTCTTTATTCAAATAAAGGTACCGGCATGACACGTGGGTGCACAGGAAGAATGTAATCTGGCATATTTGACATGTCGGAATTTAGTAAATAAATATTCTGTTTTTTCTTATTGGTTTCGCCTGTTTCCTTTCATATTTGGGAAGAGATTTAATTTATGTTCCAAGTGGTCTGGTATTTTGAGTAATCGTATGACTAGTCTTACTTGCAAGGATGAGAGGTACAGCGTGATACATATGTATTAGAGAGCAAGCTCCAACCCAGTTGGCCTTAGGAAGGGACATTCCAGGGGTTAAAGCTTGGAACTTGTATTTTGGATGTCTCGTTCGAATCCAAGGAGATGGGAGATTGGATACCTTTTGTGGCCTAAATCTAGTGTGAGCATccaaccaaaaagaaaaagaatctctgaCATAGTTAGTTACTTAGAACATGGTATAGTTGGAGTTGTAGTATAGATTCGTGGACACAGTATCCATTTGGCATGATATAGGTTTGTGTTTTGCTTAATTGGTTGTCAGTTTTGAATTGCAGTGTGATTTGAAGCCCATATTCAGGTCACTTGCTTAAATGAAGTGGTGTTAGGGAATTTTGCATTATGATAAAAACCTAAGTCGTTTTGGGCTATTACAGGACTAAAATGATCACCTCTACTTTTTCTTCGTAAATTTCCCTCAATTTTTGCTTCATGCTTCAGCTAATGAAATAATGAACTTGTATAATTTGCCTGATTTTTTATGTTCAATGGAGTGTTTATTTTATCACTATTCTAATGCCAAAAATACTTTTCATGATGTTCAGCAGCTTCATGAGGGCTTCTCTTGCATTACCAGGCGTGAGTGGTTTTTTGCAGAATTGAGCGTTTTTGAACAATTACCAGCCAAAAATCTCTCCGAATGCCAAAACTACTAATTACTTAAATCTattgattaatttatttataaCATCGTTATCACTTTAAATTGTCCAAAAatctatttattttatatgattaatCAAAGAGCAGTTTATATTTTTAGTCATGAAATAATGAGAAATGAAAGATGAGTAGTTTTTTTGTCAATAGCATTTTAAAACTAATATAAAATGTATTTTCCTTAGTAAATATTGTTGGTTGGTTGAAGTTGAACCAAGGAATCCAATGCACgttaaaaatcttattttaggGAAGGCCAGGGGCTTGAAACATTTGAATTTGTTAATGTGGACAATGGTTGTGCTTAGTTTGGAAAAATTCGCAACCCTCAGGTTGGCTTCTTGCAATGTAACGTCAGCTATTCATGTTTTCCGTCTCACTCTTTACTAATATGCCTCTTTTGCTGGATCAATACCACCACAATCTAGTTTATAAATGGTACAACAAACTGCTATTTTCTGGTTGTACCACCACTGGCACCACCATCATGACCTCAAACTACATCGAAAAAATACATGTTTTGAAGCTTTTGATGTCTCCATTACAAAGCTCAAGTTCTAACAAGAATCTGATATTTTGTCTTCCAAAAAAGGAAATATTTAGTCGAATTGGTTTGATTGTTTCTGAGGACAGGGATAGTCCTGCTGCTGCTGCCGCTGCTGTTGCCATAACCTTTAGTAGATAGATGATAGTGACATGCACTTTCTGCTACCTATGCCCTTAGTTCAGTTTTATAAGTTGCttgctataatttattttttttaaaaagatgaatttaaaccaaaaaaaagggggaaaaaaaaaaaaaattatttcaatgcTACATAAGAGTTATGACTTATAAAACTTTGAAGTCAATGAATTCTAAATATAGAAGGACTAAGTGGCTATAATTATTGTTCTTATTGTTATCTATATGTCATGCTGGTTGATTTATAGTTGTTTGTTTGCACGGTTTCACCCGTCCTTTTCCCTTCAAGTTTACTGCCTTAAGACTCTTTAACACTTAATTTTTCTTCAACTGTGCAATTAATAATCCATGTGGGAATATACTTGCCCAACCTCACAGATGCGCAGTGTGTTGTattagtctctctctctctctctctctctcaacaaaaATACCGACTCATTTCTACAGatttttatattagttttatGATCTTCTCACATTCTCCTTTGGCCGACACCTTATTTGATAATTCTTTTATGGATACTAGCCAGCCATGCGTGTTGTGTcttcatttaattattttatgtaaACAATTATCTGCATGATAGGTTTGactatttataatttatttaaattctctTTTTCTTGCTGATGTTGTTTATTCTATAGTCCATTGTGAATTATTATAAGTCGGGCAAACGTAGTGAAGTatagaaaattttcatttaatttatagtaaaattaattaattctttctgtttttttttttaatttttataaattaatcttattcttttttttttctttaattttctctATTACTATTTACTCTTTAGCTTGCTGTGAATTATTGTTAGTTGGGCAATTGTGGTGAAGTATTGTAAATTTTAGATTGAAATATGTAAGTTGTAGGGGGAAATTGTAGGATGTTAAAAAATACACACCAAAGAAAGTTTCGTGTAGTTTTAGTAATTATAAATTGAGTTGCTTACAGGATATTTGATATTTTACCTATGCTGTCATTCGCTATTCAACCAATGTTTAAATATGGATGTTCTAAGAAATTAAGAGTGGAAAAGTCATTGCAAACCTTATATATAGTTGTGCTAAAAAACAAGtgtaattttcctaaaaaataaaatatgtttgtTATGAGGAGGAGCTGTTGCAGCAGCTGCAGCGCTTTGCAGTTTTTCCTTTCTGTGTTTAATTATTAAGTTTATGGATGTTTGGAATGCAACAGGTGCCACATCTTTTCTCTATACTGAATATAAATATGTTGGGATCTTCATGACTGCTTTTGCGGttttaatctttctcttcctGGGTTCTGTGGAGAGCTTTAGCACAAAGAGCCAGCCTTGTACTTACAGCCCACATAAGCTATGCAAGCCAGCCCTTGCCACAGCTGCTTTCAGTACTCTGTCCTTCGTACTTGGCGCTGTCACTTCAGTAGTTTCTGGTTTCCTTGGCATGAAAATTGCTACATACGCAAATGCAAGGACAACCTTAGAAGCAAGAAAGGGTGTTGGAAAGGCTTTTATTGTTGCATTCCGGTCTGGTGCGGTAATGGGTTTTCTCCTTGCTGCAAATGGTCTCTTGGTGCTTTACATTGTTATTAATCTCTTCAAGCTGTACTATGGTGATGACTGGGAAGGCCTTTTTGAGGCTATTACTGGTTATGGTCTTGGTGGTTCTTCCATGGCTCTCTTTGGGAGAGTTGGCGGTGGTATCTATACTAAGGCTGCTGATGTTGGAGCTGATCTTGTGGGCAAAGTAGAAAGAAACATTCCAGAAGACGACCCAAGAAATCCTGCTGTAAGTGACATTGTGATCACAGGTTTACTTGTTTAGCATACCTTCTTTTATGCCTGTCAAAttatctatttttttaattttttaatttattttcaggTGATTGCTGACAATGTTGGTGACAATGTTGGGGATATTGCTGGAATGGGGTCTGATCTTTTTGGCTCATATGCTGAATCATCTTGTGCAGCTCTTGTTGTTGCTTCCATATCATCCTTTGGAATTCATCATGATTTCACTGCAATGTGTTATCCTTTGCTTATTAGTTCCATGGGTATTCTTGTTTGTTTGGTCACCACCCTTTTTGCAACTGATTTCTTTGAAATCAAGGCTGTTAAGGAAATTGAACCATCATTgaagaaacaacttattatttccacCATTCTTATGACTGTGGGAATTGGAATTGTTAGCTGGATTGCCCTTCCACCATCATTCACAATCTTCAATTTTGGTACTCAGAAGGCTGTTAAGAACTGGTAAGCTTGACATTATtgttagttttattattattatttttattattatttaagatgatattaaaaaagattaaaattaggaaatctataggaccagataaaatgccaattgaagtttggaaatatttaggggataaaggaaatatttagtctactaatctattcaacattattataaaaatcaagacaatatcagaagaatggaggaaaagcatgttagtacctttgtacaaaaacaaaggggatattcaaaactgtaataactatcgtggaattaagattatgaatcATACAATAAAATTATGGGAAAggataattgaacatagaataagattagtaACGAGAAtttctgaaaatcaatttgattttatgcttgggagatatcaacaacaaaagctatttatcttttaagaagtttaatggaaaagtttagggaaaagaaaaggaacttgcatatgatttttattgacctagataAAGCTTATGCTATAGTATCTAGGGAAGTTCTttagtgggttttagaaaaggAGGAGGTTCGCAATAGATATATTGAGgtcattaagaatatgtatgatagagtagtgagtAGCGTTTAGGACTATAGGAGGAGAATCTAGATTTTTCAATCGCAATAGGTGTACCTCAAATTTCTACTTTGAGTTATTATCATTTTACTTTAGTTATTGATGAAGTTATTAGAAATATTTAAAATGAGACCCCTTGGTGaatattgtttgcagatgatatcgtgttgattgattattgtaggagtggagtggaatctaagttaaAAACTTTGGAGAATCATATCAGAGAGtgtaaagggtttaggataagtaagaataagacagaatatataaaatgtagTTTCAGCAATTTAAGAAGTAATTGTGGagtgaagattaaacttgatatgAAGAGATGATTAGCACCagtagatttagatatcttggatctattttGCAAgcaaaagagaaaaatgaagtacatagaattaaaatatgttgggtaaaatggaagagtgtgttgtgtgatcatagaacatccttaaaattaaaagaaaagttttataacaTGGCTACAAGGCCGATTATGTTTCATGGTGCAGAATGTgggacaactaagaaacaacatatacaaaaagtaaaagttgctgaaatgcaaatgttaaggtggatgagtggtataacatgaaaagataaagtaaaaaaaatgAGCATATAACCATATTCGCAATAATTTAAGCGTAGAGGCGGCTTATATGGTATGAGCATTTATAACATAAGCCTAAtagagcacctgtgaggaggagtggGTTAGTTATCGTTTCTAACATGAAAAAGGGTGCAgttaggcctaaaataacttggaatgagggtaggtagtgaggaaggattttttagcccttaatctaataaaggaaaatgctctcaatcaggtgaattggcggaaaatgattcatgtgtcTGACCccaggcttgttgttgttgttattattattattataattattatta
This window of the Malania oleifera isolate guangnan ecotype guangnan chromosome 6, ASM2987363v1, whole genome shotgun sequence genome carries:
- the LOC131157568 gene encoding pyrophosphate-energized vacuolar membrane proton pump-like; its protein translation is MGSTLLSDLATEIVIPVCACVGIVFALIQWLLVSYVKLSHEPHPARNNNKNGYGDYLIEEEEGINEQSVVVKCAEIQSAISEGATSFLYTEYKYVGIFMTAFAVLIFLFLGSVESFSTKSQPCTYSPHKLCKPALATAAFSTLSFVLGAVTSVVSGFLGMKIATYANARTTLEARKGVGKAFIVAFRSGAVMGFLLAANGLLVLYIVINLFKLYYGDDWEGLFEAITGYGLGGSSMALFGRVGGGIYTKAADVGADLVGKVERNIPEDDPRNPAVIADNVGDNVGDIAGMGSDLFGSYAESSCAALVVASISSFGIHHDFTAMCYPLLISSMGILVCLVTTLFATDFFEIKAVKEIEPSLKKQLIISTILMTVGIGIVSWIALPPSFTIFNFGTQKAVKNWQLFLCVAVGLWAGLIIGFVTEYYTSNAYSPVQDVADSCRTGAATNVIFGLALGYKSVIIPIFAIAISIFVSFSFAAMYGIAVAALGMLSTIATGLAIDAYGPISDNAGGIAEMAGMSHRIRERTDALDAAGNTTAAIGKGFAIGSAALVSLALFGAFVSRAGISTVDVLTPKVFIGLIVGAMLPYWFSAMTMKSVGSAALKMVEEVRRQFNTIPGIMEGHTKPDYATCVKISTDASIKEMIPPGALVMLTPLIVGTFFGVETLSGVLAGALVSGVQIAISASNTGGAWDNAKKYIEAGASEHARTLGPKGSEPHKAAVIGDTIGDPLKDTSGPSLNILIKLMAVESLVFAPFFATHGGLLFKIF